One Tiliqua scincoides isolate rTilSci1 chromosome 9, rTilSci1.hap2, whole genome shotgun sequence DNA segment encodes these proteins:
- the DYNLRB2 gene encoding dynein light chain roadblock-type 2, translating to MAEVEETLKRIQAHKGVIGTIVVNAEGIPIRTTLDNSTTVQYAGLLHQLTMKAKSTVRDIDPQNDLTFLRIRSKKHEIMVAPDKEYLLIVIQNPCE from the exons ATG GCAGAGGTTGAGGAAACATTGAAGAGGATTCAGGCCCATAAGGGAGTTATTGGAACCATCGTTGTAAACGCAGAAG GCATCCCAATCAGAACAACTCTTGACAACTCCACAACAGTTCAGTATGCTGGCCTCCTTCATCAGCTCACCATGAAAGCAAAGAGCACAGTGAGAGATATTGATCCCCAGAACGATCTGACCTTTCTCAGGATTAGATCAAAGAAGCATGAAATCATGGTTGCCCCAG ATAAGGAATATCTTCTGATCGTTATCCAGAATCCATGCGAATAG